A window of the Lolium perenne isolate Kyuss_39 chromosome 7, Kyuss_2.0, whole genome shotgun sequence genome harbors these coding sequences:
- the LOC127312417 gene encoding uncharacterized protein — translation MAMPRASTTFHLILAAVVALSFSTGDACDNIPSMSIDEACDKACINVSSPQVQLCQSMLRAMGAPPTAEVTVYVVAAAKAAKKSYNSSMAIIHRLLANPVLPDGEKAAYELCKERYETALEYMIGVTNQMSLRAFAYPRQEYIDATVAITACGNSLADFQSSPLYAANAADLNNTFVAYDLGGLIVGK, via the coding sequence ATGGCCATGCCGAGAGCATCCACCACCTTCCACCTCATCTTGGCCGCTGTGGTCGCCCTATCCTTCTCCACCGGCGACGCTTGCGACAACATCCCGTCCATGAGCATCGACGAGGCGTGCGACAAGGCGTGCATCAACGTCTCATCACCCCAAGTGCAGCTCTGCCAGAGCATGCTCCGGGCCATGGGGGCGCCCCCCACAGCGGAGGTCACCGTCTACGTCGTCGCcgctgccaaggccgccaagaAGTCGTACAACTCGAGCATGGCAATCATCCATCGGCTTCTTGCGAACCCGGTTCTCCCTGACGGCGAGAAGGCGGCGTATGAGCTCTGCAAGGAAAGGTACGAGACGGCCCTTGAGTACATGATCGGTGTCACAAACCAGATGTCGCTGCGCGCGTTCGCCTACCCTAGGCAGGAGTACATCGACGCCACCGTCGCCATCACGGCATGTGGGAACTCGTTGGCGGACTTCCAGTCCTCGCCGCTCTATGCTGCCAACGCCGCCGACCTAAATAATACCTTCGTCGCGTACGATCTTGGCGGCTTGATCGTTGGCAAGTAG